A portion of the Microaerobacter geothermalis genome contains these proteins:
- a CDS encoding GerAB/ArcD/ProY family transporter: protein MEDRISGSQLALIVLGVIVGVGILNLPRTVTETAKTDGWIAVIIGGMISILAVLLISLLTTRFPGKSMVEFVNLLLGKWIGSILILGYVLYFFVFAGVVARQFVEVVKLFLLPKTPIEVLIIAMLLTCAYPVLHGINIIARLNEFIMPLALFFLLFVFVFLFRDAKWDNLLPFLGEGWLPIIEGVPNTFFSYLGFEVILFMIPYMEQPRDAGKMASTGVAVSMVLYLVIVVFAIATFGAEDLQQLMYPTLSMVQYIMVPGAFIERFESVLMSVWIPLAFTTINVLFFTGSLAMNKLTGMNDHRIYVILALPVIYISSLIPNNVAEISDFMEIFSYYGSILALGVPLLLWGIAWIRKKRG, encoded by the coding sequence ATGGAAGATCGAATATCGGGAAGCCAGTTGGCCTTGATCGTGTTGGGGGTGATTGTCGGGGTGGGTATTTTAAATCTGCCACGAACCGTTACCGAAACCGCCAAAACCGATGGGTGGATAGCGGTGATCATAGGTGGGATGATTTCTATCCTTGCCGTTCTCCTCATTTCTTTGTTAACCACTCGCTTCCCGGGAAAATCTATGGTTGAATTTGTGAATTTGTTGTTGGGAAAATGGATCGGTTCGATATTAATCCTTGGTTACGTGCTTTATTTCTTTGTGTTTGCCGGAGTAGTTGCTCGTCAATTTGTTGAAGTGGTAAAGCTGTTTCTATTACCAAAAACACCAATTGAAGTCTTGATTATCGCCATGCTTCTTACCTGCGCTTATCCAGTTTTACATGGGATCAATATTATCGCCCGGTTAAACGAATTTATTATGCCATTAGCTTTGTTTTTTCTACTGTTTGTGTTTGTTTTTCTTTTTCGGGATGCGAAGTGGGATAATCTTCTTCCATTTCTTGGGGAAGGATGGTTGCCGATTATAGAAGGTGTTCCCAACACGTTTTTTTCCTATCTAGGGTTTGAAGTGATTTTATTTATGATTCCTTATATGGAACAGCCCCGGGATGCCGGGAAAATGGCCAGTACTGGGGTAGCAGTCTCCATGGTCCTTTATCTGGTGATCGTGGTCTTTGCGATCGCCACGTTTGGTGCGGAGGACTTGCAACAATTGATGTATCCGACCTTGTCTATGGTTCAGTATATCATGGTTCCCGGCGCTTTTATTGAGCGTTTTGAATCGGTACTGATGTCTGTCTGGATCCCCCTTGCTTTTACCACGATTAATGTTCTATTTTTTACCGGAAGTTTGGCGATGAACAAGCTAACCGGGATGAACGATCATCGCATTTACGTGATCCTTGCCCTTCCTGTCATTTATATTTCTTCCCTGATTCCCAATAATGTCGCAGAGATTTCCGATTTTATGGAAATATTCAGCTACTATGGGTCGATTCTGGCCCTCGGGGTGCCTCTGCTTCTCTGGGGAATCGCATGGATCCGTAAGAAGAGGGGGTAA
- a CDS encoding DUF3048 domain-containing protein: protein MKKVPVLFLFLILAIFVLSACGNKETNAPSKETETVVVNPGEKEQQTDNSQQTEEKTEENPVEEKPILPFTAPLTGIGSEVELKDRVVMVMINNHPKARPQFGLSQADIVYEVLAEGQITRFAAMYQSQSPEVIGPIRSIRPYYIDLGVGYDAIMVHSGGSPSALDLLSSKGYAHLDEIYNAGAYFWRSKNRKPPHNLYSSMEKIRQASKDKGFRENTSIPTFPFIDEDQEASGDKAEKIKVVYGSLYELGYEYNPETKKYKRFTEQEAHIDLSTNTQIEVTNILVVEAFHRVLDNEGRRAIDLFKGGKGYLFQRGKVQEVDWKNVRGIIRAYKDGKELGLYPGNTWVNIIPDVPGIKTSVTFE, encoded by the coding sequence ATGAAAAAAGTGCCTGTACTTTTTTTATTTCTAATACTTGCAATCTTTGTTCTATCAGCATGTGGTAATAAGGAAACAAATGCCCCCTCAAAAGAAACAGAAACCGTAGTGGTCAACCCGGGAGAAAAAGAGCAGCAAACGGATAACAGTCAGCAAACAGAAGAAAAAACAGAGGAGAATCCGGTTGAAGAAAAGCCAATCCTTCCATTTACCGCTCCTTTAACAGGAATAGGAAGTGAAGTTGAACTAAAAGATCGAGTGGTCATGGTGATGATTAACAACCACCCTAAAGCAAGGCCCCAATTTGGATTAAGCCAAGCAGATATTGTATATGAAGTTTTGGCAGAGGGGCAAATCACACGTTTTGCTGCCATGTACCAAAGTCAATCTCCGGAAGTGATCGGTCCGATCCGAAGCATTAGACCCTATTACATAGATTTGGGAGTGGGGTATGATGCGATCATGGTTCATTCCGGAGGCAGTCCTTCAGCCCTTGATTTGTTAAGTAGTAAAGGATATGCCCATTTGGATGAAATATACAATGCCGGCGCTTATTTCTGGCGTTCAAAAAATAGAAAACCGCCTCACAATCTTTACTCAAGCATGGAGAAGATAAGGCAAGCATCAAAGGATAAAGGGTTTAGGGAAAATACGTCCATTCCAACATTTCCATTTATAGACGAAGATCAAGAAGCATCGGGAGATAAGGCAGAAAAGATTAAGGTGGTATACGGTTCTCTTTATGAACTGGGATATGAATATAACCCTGAAACCAAGAAATATAAGCGTTTTACTGAACAAGAAGCCCATATAGATCTTTCGACAAATACGCAGATCGAAGTGACCAATATATTAGTTGTAGAGGCCTTTCATCGAGTACTAGATAATGAAGGGAGAAGAGCGATCGATTTGTTTAAAGGAGGTAAAGGATATCTCTTCCAAAGGGGGAAAGTTCAGGAAGTTGACTGGAAAAATGTGAGGGGAATCATTCGAGCCTATAAAGATGGCAAAGAATTAGGCTTGTATCCGGGTAATACTTGGGTTAACATTATTCCAGATGTACCTGGGATTAAAACAAGTGTTACTTTTGAGTAA
- the pcrB gene encoding heptaprenylglyceryl phosphate synthase codes for MLEEIKGWRHVFKLDPDKEISDIRLQKICESGTDAILVGGTQGIDYDNTVELLSRVRRYPIPCALEVSSMEAICAGFDLYFIPIVLNATDPEWILKPHREGLKRFWPFIDWNQVAVEGYVVLNPESSVARLTKTEGNLQDGDVLSYARMAEHMLHLPIFYLEYSGKWGDPLLVKKVKNVLKNTQLFYGGGIFSPEQAKEMANWADTVVVGNAVYESFETALKTVKAVKVHTE; via the coding sequence ATGCTAGAGGAAATAAAGGGCTGGAGGCATGTATTTAAATTAGATCCGGATAAGGAGATTTCAGATATCCGTTTACAGAAGATATGCGAGTCTGGCACAGATGCCATTCTAGTTGGCGGAACGCAAGGGATTGATTATGACAATACCGTGGAATTATTGTCACGGGTGAGGAGATATCCGATTCCCTGCGCCCTGGAAGTATCATCCATGGAAGCCATTTGTGCAGGATTTGACCTCTATTTCATTCCGATTGTATTAAATGCAACGGATCCTGAATGGATATTAAAGCCCCATCGGGAAGGATTAAAACGATTTTGGCCTTTTATAGATTGGAATCAAGTGGCTGTTGAGGGATATGTTGTCTTAAATCCTGAATCTTCCGTAGCCCGTTTAACAAAAACAGAAGGAAATTTGCAGGATGGGGATGTTTTGTCCTATGCTAGAATGGCAGAACATATGCTTCACCTCCCGATTTTTTATTTGGAATACAGCGGAAAATGGGGAGATCCATTACTTGTAAAAAAAGTAAAAAACGTGTTGAAGAATACTCAACTATTCTACGGAGGGGGAATTTTTTCACCTGAACAGGCAAAAGAAATGGCTAATTGGGCGGATACGGTGGTGGTGGGAAATGCGGTATACGAATCTTTTGAAACTGCTCTGAAAACGGTGAAGGCTGTGAAGGTACATACTGAATAG
- a CDS encoding ABC transporter ATP-binding protein, whose amino-acid sequence MALLEVKNISKTFGGLTAISDVSVSIDKGTITAVIGPNGAGKTTFFNMITGFYVPDRGDILLEGKSIKGLRPDQIANRGISRTFQNIRLFKEMTAIENVMVGMDSRLKSGLPGILVHSKRNREEERKAKVEAYRLLKYVGISDIANTEANSLPYGHQRKLEIARALASNPKMLLLDEPAAGMNPRETAEMTQFIRRLKEELELSIVLIEHDMKLVMGLSEYIHVLDYGQKIAEGTPEEIRSNPRVIEAYLGKSEVS is encoded by the coding sequence ATGGCGCTTTTGGAGGTAAAAAATATCTCAAAGACATTTGGCGGATTAACAGCGATTTCTGATGTCAGTGTTTCAATAGATAAAGGGACCATTACGGCAGTCATTGGACCCAATGGAGCAGGCAAAACCACGTTTTTTAACATGATCACCGGATTTTATGTTCCCGATCGTGGAGATATTCTTCTTGAGGGGAAAAGCATAAAAGGTTTGAGACCTGATCAGATCGCCAACAGGGGAATCTCCCGTACCTTTCAAAATATTCGTCTATTTAAGGAAATGACGGCCATCGAAAATGTCATGGTGGGAATGGACAGTCGGTTGAAGTCCGGCTTGCCAGGGATATTGGTTCATTCGAAGAGAAACAGGGAAGAAGAACGAAAGGCCAAGGTGGAAGCCTATAGGCTCTTAAAATACGTTGGGATCAGTGATATTGCCAATACGGAAGCGAACAGTCTTCCTTACGGACATCAGCGAAAATTAGAAATAGCAAGAGCCCTTGCATCCAATCCTAAAATGTTGTTATTGGATGAGCCGGCTGCGGGGATGAATCCTAGGGAAACAGCAGAGATGACCCAATTTATTCGTCGGTTGAAGGAAGAACTAGAACTAAGCATTGTTTTGATTGAACATGATATGAAACTTGTGATGGGACTAAGCGAATATATCCATGTATTGGATTATGGTCAGAAAATCGCGGAGGGAACACCTGAAGAAATTCGATCCAATCCAAGGGTAATAGAAGCTTATCTCGGAAAAAGCGAAGTATCATAA
- the pcrA gene encoding DNA helicase PcrA gives MTIAKREKEIPLLKGLNDQQKKGVMTTEGPVLIMAGAGSGKTKVLTHRIAYLIYEKHILPWNILAITFTNKAAKEMKDRIVQLVGKTAEDIWISTFHSMCVRILRRDIDRIGYDRNFSILDVGDQLSLIKQVMKDLNIDQKRVEPRAVRSSISQAKNELVTPERFSNKAKDFYQQTVAKVYTEYQKRLKMSSSLDFDDLIMKTVDLFTGVHEVLDFYQRKFQYIHVDEYQDTNRAQYMLVRMLSDFHRNVCVVGDTDQSIYAFRGADISNILSFEKDYEDAKVIPLEQNYRSTKRILQAANEVVKHNIERKPKNLWTENEEGEKLYLLESDSEHGEAYYIVDEILKGIKEGYSYKDFAVLYRTNAQSRVVEEIFVKSNIPYMMVGGTKFYERKEIKDVLAYLRVVANPNDDISFMRIIHVPKRGIGSATMEKTASYAASRGISIFQAIKNEVERIGLSPRFQNILTTFVQFISNLSQMSEYLSVSELTEEVLKRTEYRELLKKEGTLEAASRLENIEEFLSVTKDFEEKNEDKSLVSFLSELALVSDIDGAEEKGQENDNKVLLMTIHSAKGLEFPVVFLIGMEEGLFPHSRALFEEREMEEERRLAYVAITRAKKKLHITRAKIRTLYGRTNMNPPSRFISEIPAELIHTFSPDNGTGSGKTMGFNQGVSVASRVNSFPKKEMGEWYPGEKVHHSKWGIGTVVSVKGEGNDMELNIAFPQPTGLRRLLVAFAPISKIDDMKGGC, from the coding sequence GTGACGATTGCAAAGCGGGAAAAAGAGATTCCCCTTCTAAAAGGCTTAAATGATCAGCAAAAAAAGGGAGTGATGACAACAGAAGGGCCCGTGTTAATCATGGCAGGGGCGGGCAGTGGAAAAACAAAGGTACTGACCCATCGCATTGCTTATTTAATATATGAAAAACACATCCTTCCTTGGAACATCTTGGCCATAACCTTTACCAATAAAGCAGCAAAAGAGATGAAAGATCGAATTGTCCAATTGGTGGGGAAAACAGCAGAAGATATCTGGATTTCTACCTTTCATTCCATGTGTGTCAGAATCCTTCGCCGTGATATAGACCGAATTGGGTATGATCGTAATTTTTCTATCCTTGATGTCGGAGACCAGCTATCGCTGATAAAACAGGTGATGAAAGATTTGAATATTGATCAAAAACGGGTGGAACCACGGGCTGTGAGATCTTCCATCAGCCAGGCAAAAAATGAGTTGGTCACCCCGGAAAGATTTTCAAATAAAGCGAAAGATTTTTATCAACAAACGGTTGCCAAAGTATATACGGAATACCAAAAACGATTAAAGATGAGTAGCAGCCTAGATTTTGATGATTTGATCATGAAAACGGTAGATTTATTTACTGGAGTTCACGAGGTATTAGACTTTTACCAGCGTAAATTTCAATATATCCATGTGGATGAATACCAGGATACGAATCGGGCTCAATATATGTTGGTCCGGATGCTTTCCGATTTTCATCGCAATGTTTGTGTGGTTGGGGATACCGACCAATCGATCTATGCTTTTCGCGGGGCAGATATATCTAATATTCTTTCATTTGAAAAAGATTATGAAGATGCCAAAGTAATTCCCCTGGAGCAAAATTATCGCTCAACCAAAAGAATTTTGCAGGCAGCCAATGAAGTGGTAAAACACAACATAGAACGTAAACCAAAAAATCTGTGGACGGAAAATGAAGAAGGGGAGAAATTATATCTTTTGGAATCCGATTCAGAGCATGGAGAGGCCTATTATATTGTTGATGAAATTTTAAAAGGGATCAAGGAAGGATATTCATATAAGGATTTTGCAGTATTGTATCGAACCAATGCCCAGTCCCGAGTGGTTGAAGAAATTTTTGTAAAATCAAATATTCCTTATATGATGGTGGGTGGAACCAAATTCTATGAAAGAAAGGAGATCAAGGATGTACTCGCTTATTTGCGTGTAGTGGCAAACCCCAATGATGATATTAGCTTCATGAGAATAATTCACGTTCCGAAAAGGGGGATTGGCAGCGCGACTATGGAAAAAACGGCTTCCTATGCTGCGTCCCGGGGAATTTCCATCTTTCAGGCGATAAAAAATGAGGTGGAACGAATTGGTTTATCTCCCCGATTCCAAAATATTTTAACCACCTTTGTCCAGTTCATTTCCAATCTTTCGCAGATGTCAGAATATCTGTCAGTCTCCGAATTGACAGAAGAAGTATTAAAACGAACAGAATACCGGGAGTTACTAAAAAAAGAGGGAACCCTTGAAGCGGCATCCAGATTGGAAAATATTGAGGAATTTTTATCGGTAACCAAAGACTTTGAAGAAAAAAATGAAGACAAATCCCTGGTCTCTTTCCTATCGGAACTTGCTTTGGTATCTGATATTGATGGAGCCGAAGAGAAGGGGCAGGAAAATGATAATAAAGTGTTATTGATGACCATCCATAGTGCAAAAGGATTGGAATTTCCTGTGGTATTCCTGATTGGCATGGAGGAAGGGTTATTTCCCCATAGCCGTGCTCTATTTGAAGAAAGGGAAATGGAAGAAGAACGGAGGTTGGCTTATGTGGCGATCACAAGGGCCAAGAAGAAACTTCATATCACCCGGGCGAAAATCAGAACCCTTTACGGTCGTACCAATATGAATCCCCCATCCCGTTTTATTTCTGAAATTCCTGCAGAGTTAATTCATACATTTTCTCCAGATAACGGCACGGGATCAGGAAAAACCATGGGATTTAATCAGGGCGTTTCTGTTGCTTCAAGGGTAAATTCGTTCCCGAAAAAGGAAATGGGTGAATGGTATCCTGGAGAGAAAGTCCATCATAGCAAATGGGGAATAGGAACGGTGGTCAGCGTAAAAGGTGAAGGAAATGATATGGAGCTGAATATTGCTTTTCCTCAACCCACAGGGTTGAGGCGATTGTTGGTGGCCTTTGCTCCTATTTCCAAGATTGATGATATGAAAGGGGGATGCTGA
- a CDS encoding YerC/YecD family TrpR-related protein, with amino-acid sequence MQIQKIKGREIEQLFQSILSLKTVEECYQFFDDLCTVNELQSMAQRLEVARMLIKGYTYNQIEMETGASTATISRVKRCLNYGNDGYRMALERTNADANE; translated from the coding sequence TTGCAAATACAAAAGATCAAGGGCAGGGAAATTGAGCAGTTATTTCAATCAATTCTTTCCTTAAAAACTGTAGAAGAATGCTATCAATTTTTTGATGATCTGTGTACTGTCAACGAGCTTCAGTCTATGGCCCAGCGTTTGGAAGTTGCCCGGATGCTGATCAAGGGGTATACCTACAACCAGATTGAAATGGAAACGGGAGCGAGTACAGCTACCATTTCACGGGTAAAAAGATGTTTAAACTATGGGAATGATGGATACAGAATGGCACTGGAACGGACAAATGCGGATGCAAACGAATAA
- a CDS encoding ABC transporter ATP-binding protein has protein sequence MALLQLENIQAYYGAIYALKNISIEVNEGEIVTLIGSNGAGKTTTLKTISGQLKPREGKVIFNGEDITKHPAHITAQKGIAHVPEGRRIFPKLTVEENLEMGAFSIQDKKVIKEGMERAFHYFPRLKERIHQKGGTMSGGEQQMLAIARGLMSRPKILLLDEPSMGLAPVLVEQIFHIIQELNKEGMTILLVEQNANQALHIAHRGYVIQTGEIILKDSAANLLKNEQVKEAYLA, from the coding sequence ATGGCTCTATTGCAATTGGAAAACATACAAGCTTATTATGGTGCAATTTATGCACTAAAAAACATTTCCATCGAAGTAAATGAGGGCGAAATTGTAACGCTGATTGGATCGAATGGTGCAGGGAAAACAACAACATTAAAGACCATCTCAGGGCAGCTTAAGCCTAGGGAAGGGAAAGTTATTTTTAATGGCGAGGATATAACGAAACATCCTGCCCATATCACCGCTCAGAAAGGTATTGCTCATGTTCCTGAGGGGAGACGTATTTTCCCCAAGTTGACCGTAGAAGAAAATTTGGAGATGGGAGCATTTTCTATTCAGGACAAAAAAGTGATTAAGGAAGGAATGGAAAGGGCATTTCATTACTTTCCAAGACTTAAAGAGAGGATCCATCAGAAGGGTGGAACGATGAGCGGCGGTGAACAGCAGATGCTGGCCATTGCTAGGGGATTGATGTCCAGGCCTAAAATCCTCTTGCTTGATGAACCATCAATGGGTTTGGCACCTGTTCTAGTTGAACAAATCTTTCATATCATACAAGAATTAAATAAAGAAGGAATGACGATTCTGCTTGTGGAACAAAATGCAAATCAGGCTCTGCACATTGCCCATCGGGGTTACGTCATCCAAACCGGTGAAATTATTTTAAAGGATAGTGCCGCTAACTTATTAAAGAATGAACAGGTAAAGGAAGCCTATTTAGCTTAA
- the ligA gene encoding NAD-dependent DNA ligase LigA: MGKSDMESAKERIHQLIQLIDQYNYHYYTLDNPLVSDAEYDKIYDELVRLEEETGYILPYSPTRRVGGQILEGFIPHKHLSRLWSLDKAQSYEDLKQWETRIKRLIHDYLRTHPEEMLPPLSYTLEQKFDGLTLNLTYESGRLVQAATRGNGLIGEGILPQVKTIKTVPLQIPFQGKMEVQGEGFMPLSALEKYNQEAEEPLKNARNAAAGALRNLDPKVTASRRLDAFFYNIGYYEGISFSTHQEVIQFLKENHFKVNPFFKVLHSIEEVIEEIASFSEQRNGLDYLIDGMVIKVNDLKTRGILGYTEKFPRWAIAYKFAAEEITTTLLDVTWEVGRTGKLTPVALVEPVDIGGVTVQRCTLNNLGDIERKKLTHAIGADVYIRRSNDVIPEILGKVEDEQKGREISVPTHCPSCGTELIEKGAHLFCPNDGTCEPQVIGRLTHFSSRNAMDIETFSKKTAEQLFRELGVNDVAALYQLQFDDLVKLERFGPKKAQNLLDALEKSKKRDLSSFLFALGIPNTGITTTKMLADHFKSLDALMKSSKEELLSLPDVGEIVANSILSYFSNEKNQRLIQRLLDAGVKPEYDAAEEKIDGNHYFSGKTVVLTGTLQHMDREDAKKKLESLGAKVTGSVSKNTDILIAGDKAGSKLKKARDIIDSKQNPELKILNEEEFLSLL; encoded by the coding sequence ATGGGTAAATCAGATATGGAGTCGGCAAAGGAAAGAATTCATCAACTCATTCAACTGATTGATCAATATAATTACCATTACTACACCTTGGACAATCCTTTGGTCAGCGATGCTGAATATGACAAGATATATGACGAACTTGTCCGTTTAGAGGAAGAAACGGGATATATTCTTCCTTACTCTCCAACCCGACGGGTTGGCGGACAAATACTGGAGGGGTTTATTCCCCATAAACATCTTTCCCGGCTGTGGAGTTTGGATAAGGCCCAATCCTATGAGGATTTGAAACAGTGGGAGACCAGAATAAAAAGACTGATCCATGATTACCTTCGTACCCATCCGGAGGAAATGCTCCCGCCCTTAAGCTATACCTTGGAGCAAAAATTTGATGGGCTAACCCTTAATTTAACCTATGAGTCTGGCAGATTGGTACAAGCGGCAACCAGAGGGAACGGGTTGATTGGAGAAGGAATTCTGCCGCAAGTAAAAACCATTAAAACGGTTCCCCTTCAAATTCCCTTTCAGGGAAAGATGGAAGTACAGGGAGAAGGTTTTATGCCCTTGTCTGCCTTGGAAAAATATAATCAGGAAGCAGAAGAGCCTCTAAAAAATGCCAGAAATGCTGCGGCAGGAGCTTTGAGAAATTTGGATCCAAAAGTAACTGCTTCCAGAAGGCTGGATGCTTTTTTCTACAATATTGGCTATTACGAAGGGATTTCCTTTTCAACCCATCAGGAGGTGATCCAATTTTTAAAGGAAAATCACTTTAAAGTGAACCCTTTCTTCAAAGTCCTGCATTCCATTGAGGAAGTAATAGAAGAAATCGCTTCATTTTCCGAACAAAGGAACGGGCTAGATTACTTAATTGATGGAATGGTTATTAAGGTAAATGATCTAAAAACCAGGGGAATTTTAGGATATACAGAAAAATTTCCTCGATGGGCGATTGCCTATAAATTTGCAGCAGAAGAGATTACCACTACTTTATTGGACGTCACCTGGGAAGTGGGGCGGACCGGAAAACTGACTCCAGTGGCATTGGTTGAACCTGTTGATATTGGAGGAGTAACGGTCCAGCGTTGCACCCTTAACAATTTAGGTGATATCGAAAGAAAAAAACTTACCCATGCCATTGGTGCTGACGTATATATTCGGCGCAGCAATGATGTTATTCCTGAGATTCTTGGCAAGGTTGAGGATGAACAAAAGGGAAGGGAAATTTCAGTCCCGACCCATTGTCCCTCTTGCGGAACGGAGTTGATAGAAAAAGGAGCCCATTTGTTTTGTCCGAATGATGGGACCTGTGAACCCCAGGTCATTGGGAGACTCACCCATTTCTCTAGCCGAAACGCCATGGATATTGAGACGTTCAGTAAAAAAACGGCGGAACAACTATTTCGTGAATTAGGTGTGAATGATGTTGCTGCTTTATATCAGTTGCAATTTGATGATCTGGTGAAACTGGAGCGATTTGGCCCTAAAAAGGCGCAAAATTTGTTGGATGCTCTAGAAAAAAGCAAAAAAAGAGATTTATCCTCCTTTCTGTTTGCGTTGGGGATTCCCAACACAGGTATCACCACGACAAAAATGTTGGCGGATCACTTTAAGAGCCTGGATGCTTTGATGAAATCCAGTAAAGAAGAGCTACTTTCCCTTCCTGATGTTGGAGAAATCGTGGCGAACAGCATACTCTCCTATTTCTCAAATGAGAAGAATCAGAGATTGATTCAGCGGCTCCTGGATGCAGGGGTTAAGCCTGAATATGATGCTGCAGAGGAGAAAATCGATGGGAATCATTACTTTTCAGGGAAAACGGTGGTTTTAACAGGAACCCTTCAACACATGGACAGAGAAGATGCTAAAAAGAAGTTGGAATCCTTAGGTGCGAAAGTGACAGGTAGCGTCAGCAAAAATACAGATATTCTGATTGCCGGAGACAAGGCCGGTTCCAAACTAAAAAAAGCCCGAGATATCATCGATTCCAAACAAAATCCTGAATTAAAAATATTGAATGAAGAAGAATTTTTATCCCTTCTTTAA
- a CDS encoding spore germination protein, which produces MANKSQFIIAYYEKRGEGMFNRRRENSKEKRKISKKHKTGDHFSHSLEKNFKQLQTIFSECGDLVFHEFVMADNETKALIAYIDGLVDKDIVHHFVLKPLVSVENPVHMKYFRRVQEIKEHILSVSGMKIIGDMEKLIHHIMSGDTALLVEGNQQALIIGTREWNSRSIEEPLSESNLRGPRDGFVETLQTNIAMVRRRIKDPRLKIKITPIGTRSKTDVAIAYVQDICDDELLKEVERRLGTIETDEILDSGYIEEFIQDSWLSPFPQLQYTERPDRVVSAIMEGRVAIMVDGTPQVLLAPVTFPQLFQSADDYYDRWMIGSLIRVIRLFAAVMALTLPSLYIALVSFHPGMIPTKLLISITASRSGVPFPSVMEAFLMELTIELLREAGVRLPRVVGQTVGIVGGLIIGEAAVQAGIASRIMVVVVAITAIASFLIPSFNVAISLRMLRFLMMISAVIMGIYGVILVLLVILTHLITLKSFGTDYFSPFVPYRPGDWKDLLVRVPIIFMKNRPEMLQARNRKRLKIYRRAGW; this is translated from the coding sequence ATGGCGAATAAGAGTCAGTTTATCATAGCATATTATGAAAAAAGAGGTGAAGGTATGTTTAACAGAAGAAGGGAAAATTCCAAAGAAAAAAGGAAAATTTCCAAAAAACATAAAACTGGTGACCATTTTTCCCATTCCCTTGAAAAAAATTTTAAACAACTGCAAACTATTTTTTCTGAGTGTGGTGACCTTGTATTTCATGAATTTGTGATGGCTGACAATGAGACGAAAGCTCTGATTGCCTACATAGATGGATTGGTAGACAAGGATATCGTTCATCACTTTGTTCTTAAGCCTCTAGTTTCTGTAGAAAATCCTGTTCACATGAAGTATTTCAGGCGTGTTCAAGAGATTAAGGAACATATCCTTTCCGTTTCCGGCATGAAAATCATTGGCGATATGGAAAAGCTGATTCACCATATAATGAGTGGAGATACGGCTCTATTGGTGGAGGGAAACCAGCAGGCGCTGATCATCGGTACAAGGGAGTGGAACAGTAGATCCATTGAGGAACCTTTGTCCGAATCCAATCTTCGCGGTCCCCGGGATGGCTTTGTGGAAACTCTGCAAACGAATATTGCGATGGTAAGAAGAAGAATAAAGGATCCTCGGCTAAAGATTAAAATAACACCCATCGGTACCCGATCTAAAACGGATGTAGCGATCGCCTATGTACAGGATATTTGTGACGACGAACTTCTTAAAGAAGTGGAACGTCGGTTGGGGACGATTGAAACGGATGAGATTTTGGACAGCGGGTATATAGAAGAATTTATTCAAGATAGTTGGTTATCTCCATTCCCGCAGCTTCAATATACTGAACGGCCGGATAGAGTGGTATCCGCAATTATGGAAGGAAGAGTGGCTATAATGGTTGACGGCACCCCCCAGGTTTTGCTGGCACCTGTAACATTTCCCCAGCTGTTCCAATCCGCTGATGACTATTACGATCGCTGGATGATCGGTTCCCTTATCCGTGTGATTCGCTTATTTGCCGCCGTCATGGCTTTAACATTGCCGTCCCTGTACATCGCCCTGGTTTCCTTTCATCCTGGCATGATTCCCACGAAGTTATTAATTTCGATCACCGCTTCCAGATCGGGAGTGCCATTTCCCTCTGTGATGGAAGCCTTTCTTATGGAGCTAACCATCGAGTTGCTCAGGGAGGCCGGCGTACGATTGCCGCGAGTGGTCGGACAAACGGTAGGAATTGTCGGAGGGCTAATCATAGGGGAAGCAGCGGTACAAGCCGGCATTGCAAGCCGGATCATGGTGGTGGTGGTGGCAATTACGGCCATTGCTTCATTCCTTATTCCTTCTTTTAATGTCGCAATATCCTTGAGAATGTTGAGATTTTTAATGATGATTTCCGCGGTGATCATGGGGATTTATGGCGTAATTCTGGTATTATTGGTTATTCTAACTCACCTGATTACTTTGAAAAGCTTTGGAACGGATTACTTTTCCCCGTTCGTACCCTACCGACCGGGAGATTGGAAGGATTTACTGGTAAGGGTGCCTATAATTTTTATGAAAAACCGTCCGGAAATGCTTCAGGCAAGAAACCGAAAAAGGTTAAAAATATATCGCAGGGCGGGATGGTGA